Within the Carassius gibelio isolate Cgi1373 ecotype wild population from Czech Republic chromosome B15, carGib1.2-hapl.c, whole genome shotgun sequence genome, the region ttgtttgacAATTCCATTGGATGAAACAATGGGTTACATTTTAAAGtgatagtattttttattttatttgaagaaataaTTGACGGCAAAATTTAACTTCTTTTAACATCTTTGACTGAGTGAAAATGAGATATTTATAGCAAAAGTCCAGAAAGTAGCAAAATTCaaactcctttaaaaaaaaatattttttgacacaTTTCACAGCTGTTCACGCTGACAAcgttcagtgttattttagctgttatagtttttgtttgtattttttattatttccttactttctgttttcattttagttaaaaatgttagtgtttttgtcttttttatttctttttttattatttgtctagttttttattatttaattgcaaGTAATGAATTTTTTATGGTATTAGTTAGCTCGTCAGTTTTTAGTTAGtcgcaatatatatttttaaacaatccAAAAGCACGTCATAAAGTTACTGTAATAGTATCAGAACAGTAGAAAAGTAGCAGTAGTAGAACAGTAACAGTAATATGACTAGTAATATGCTAAAGTAGCACCAGATATTAATAGCTATGTTAAAAAGAATTAGCAGCGCCTGTGAGAATTAAGTTTCGACAGTGCCCTTTCGGTTCATATTGTTCTCTTTCATTACATACAGTTCCAGTGAGTGTGAACACTAAACATTCCCGATCGGTGACTGTCACATTCTAAGAAAAGAAACATTTCAAACATGGATTACACTGTAGTTTATAGGATAAACCAAATATGCATCCAAGCAGGTTCTATAAAACTAAAAGCAGTGTTTCAGAGCAGTGCATACAGTCATAAAATAGGTTACAGCCTAAGGTTCTTTTGTTTATAAAGTACATAATTTTGCTGTATTATATGACTCATATTTTCAAAAAGTATCCATGTCATACAAATAACTCAAGCTGAGCACCACTGACCAGAATGATTGCATGGAGGGGAACTACAAAATACATTGATATGAAGCAGCCTTATATTTATGCTGTCATGCAAATTACTGGTTAGTTTGTCTGAGAATTTCTGTAGTATCAGCCCTGAGCAGTTTCTCAGTTCTCACGCTTCAGTGAGATTCAAACAGACTTACAAAGTTCAGAGACAGACTGTGGTTAATCTGAATGAATTAGACTGAATTAACACCATCATTCTGAATCAAATGTAATATCTTTAATAAACCTTTCAACTAGAGAGTATCCATCATACTAACAATTGTTAATAACATAAAGTATAAATCTGAATAAATGTGCATGTTGTAATGTAGcatattaattcataaaaatgaaaGTGGCAATAACTTAACAGAACAAGACTGTGGTTTAACAGAATAAGTTGTTTAAAAGGTGAAAAGTTCACAAAATAACCTTTTCAAATTGGCTGAAGCCTGACAcattaaagtgcatttttatgtGCTGTACGTCttgacatttaaattttaaattattatttaaatatctcaGCTGAGGCTGCCAAAATATTAGAACCTGCAAATGTTGCGATACTGAATAATGAAATAGTTGCATATTAACAATACaacataatgtaaaataatagtcATTGTTTTGAAGACATAATGATCCATTACATTAAAAGAGGAATTACTTATGAACCTTTATGTTAACCGAATATGACCTGAATGTCCTATTTTTTGCAGAGTCATCATGATTAATATTGCAACATATACTCCTACAAGAAATTTCATGACACAGAGATATCAAATTTCATGTGACCTTAAGAAGGAACTAAGAGGTTactgaaaatatttcaaacatatttttcaatAGCTGAGCAGGTATTGTAGACTTGTATTTCCTCCAGTTACGAAGCACTGATTACTCAACATCCTTCATTCAGCTCAAGCTAACCTTGAGATTTGTTAAAAGACTAAGGTTTGGAACACCTACGCATAAAGACTGCTCTATACACCAAGACAAAAAGAATCAAAGAATTACATAGGAGAGATTTAACCTTCACTGATTGTCCATTTGATTGTTCAGATGTGTGTAcaataaagagaaagaaaggaCAATCTGATGTTAATTCACCACAAAATTATTTGGTCTGTTACAGCTTAAAGAGCTCATACCATGACGAGTCATCATAGGATATATATATcggaatatgtttttttttttcctttctttttttttcctgtgggtGTGTGTTGCCCTCTTGTGGCTGTTGGGGGAgaatatataaaatcaataaaattcagtttttacCACGACACAAGATTACAGAATGATATTAGGTTACACAATAACAAATGGTTTTGTTAATCTTTTAGAATGTGTGAAAGGTTTTTGCATTTCACTTAAACGAATTGGACTGTTCTTGAAGGTGCACTTAATTAAGTTAGGCTACTAATTGCACATGTTGAAATAAAATGGATTGAAAGTGTATGTTGCCCGTGGGAAATCTCGTTCAATGTTAACCTAATAATAAAAGCtgcgactctggtgggactcgaacccacaacctttgaattgCCACATTCTTTAcgctagaagtccaatgcgctatccattgcgccacagagcccaTGCAACGAATACATGCCAGGAACGTTTGGAGCCTAAAATAAAAAACCGGCTCAATAGTTTCTACACAAATAAAGCCCGGTTAAAATGCGGAGGTACTGTCACTTCTGTGTCTCCTGTCAAAAAACGAGCCTAGAAAGCAGACCACAGTGAGACGGAACACTGCAGCCCAAGAAGAACTTTATGTCTTTCGAAACGGATTGTAACACTCGGCTATCGCTTCTCGGTAGTTGTTCATTCTTAGAAAAGCACACGTTACttaaggcaccgctgggattcgaacccaggatctcctgtttactagacaggcgctttaaccatctaagccacggcgccaagctgCACCATCGACAGCGGGAGAAACATAAAGAGCTTGAGAACACACTTGTGAGAGTTTGAACATGGACATTGCGAAAGAGAATGACAATAAAATCGCATCCCTCGATTGCTCTTTCCCCTTTTACCTTCTTTTTAATCAAATGGGCTGCATACTGCCTCTATTCTGCATTAAATctattgtataaatgtataatataggctataattaaatatgtaacataaattatataacattcataaaataatatagaaatatattctaTAAATGATTTCTATATTCTAAAAATTAAATCTATTGTTGCTCCATCTTAGTGTTTTCGAAACAGACTGTTCTTGTCTTCTCCTCAACTATTCTACTCTTCTTTACACTTCACACTGACAAAGAATCTCTACTGCTAACAACGAATACAATGAGTGAGCAAGAACACACAACAAATGTCTTCTGCCAGTACTACTTTTTAAACATTAACATTGACCATTACTAGCAGGCTACAAGCAAACAAACACTTATTACAAAAAGGTACATAAACCCAGGGAGGAGGATGAATGGATGGAATGGAGTCAGTTTTGCAGTGGTACCATACATTCAATGTGCTTTCTCTTCCACATTGACATAGACATAGTTCATGGattggttcagatcatacttctGCACAAAGTGGTGAAACATGATGACTTCCACTCCTGGAAGTGGAGGAACCTCTGTCTCTGGCTCATTCTGCACTGGAGGAAACTGGGTGGAGGACAGCTTCTCACTGCTTGGTTCATTCACGAAAGGTGTGCAGATCCAGTAAGTTTTACaattaaggacaatatctacatAAACTTGTGGAGAAGATGCAACAGAGATTCACAAAAAGACAATGCAAAAGATTTACAGAGATTTGACATATCAAATGTGCAACAACACATCAGCAttggcacttaaaaaaaaaaaaaaaaaaaaaaaaaaaaacattgttatggGCCCATTAGAGGTTTAAAATATAGATTAGCATATACCATAAGAACatgaatttttataatttattgaataaaagtataataaaaaaataattgaaatagtCCTACAATAAGGTAATATAAACAACTCTTATGTAGACTTTCAAACTAGGGTGATGCTGACTTCCAGACTGGCCAACAGAAATGTCAAAATGAAGCACTTCATTTACCTGATTATAAACCTCCTTGTCAGACTTGTTCATGCGATGAGGAAAACTCCTGACAATTTATTCTAATTTCTTATGTGACTGTGATACATGCCTGATCTAGAGTGTTGTGTAAAAGCTCACTATTAACATGTGTAAAGTACTTGaataaatgtaactaattactgtaCTTGAGTATCTTGAGTATAAGATATTAGCATCTTTTACTCTCTACTTCGCTACATTTTTGAAAGAGTATCTGTATTGTTTACTACACTACATTTGTTAAGAGAGTTGCAGTTACACATTACTTTTTGCATGCCACCTAGCTTTTCTGTAGCAGTTTATTTTTTGATACAAAAAATGTGATACTGCCAACTACTGGGCACTGAAAGTACTATATCTTGTGCATGTTGCCCTTACCCAAACTTGTCAACAAGGCTACTTTTTATGAATGTGAGTTTCTTAGCCAGTAGTTGTGAATCAAAGGTGTTTTATAAATGAGATGAGGACATGACTGATTTCAATGTAATGGTTGTCTTTTTGCCCGTCATTCTGTTCTTTGATCCCTGTTGTTTttggcttgttgtttgttctaGCTTTCCCATGAAATGTCTGCACACAGATCCTTGCCTCTGCCTGTTTCCTCAGCTTCTCCACAACGTTAAAGTTTTTGACTGGCATGCCTCTTTGACTTGTGCATCTTTGAGCCTATATTTAGTACAagtaaaatacttaagtactgttaAAATCAGATACTCTAATAATTTTACTCAAGTTTTTTTGGAATTGATGACTTGTAACGTGTAGTGTAGTAATTTTCACTGTGACATTcactgtacttttactcaagtatggttttcAGGCACTCTTTACACCTCTGACTATTATGCAAACTAAACTGTCTGAGAAGAAACAACGCACTTTACTGCACAGCCTTCTTTTTTGAGCACTTTTTTTCATATCCCACATCCATAAGTctttccacccccccccccacactaaCATACGATgaaattatttaactttatttttattatatgatgtttttacatgcccttattgtatagttgtatcttatatttgatctagatttttaggctctagtGTTACCTGTATGCACcgagggtctgagagtaatgcaaactcgattatctgtatgtatgtactgtacatgtggaagaattgacaataaagcagacttgacttgacttttcaATTATTCCATCCCTCAGTAAGCGATTAATTTCCTTGGAAACCTCCTCCCATACACTCAGTGGTAATCTGCGTAGTTTGTGCTGCTGGTTTAATCTCCCATGATGTGAcattttaaagctttaatcaAGTCCTTGCCCAACACTGGCAATCCCATTTAGACCACATAGAAATTGGTAGGTTGCAACTCCATCAAGTGACACAGAAAACAGTGAAACAGCCTAATGTTGgtaagtgtttatgtgaataagtGACTAGCTTCACTTGAGGGTCCATGAGTTCACAATTTGCTAAATGTTTAATGAACAGTGTCTCAGGCAGGATGAACACACTTGATTCTGTATCAACAATCAGTTTAACTGGTATGAATTGAAGAAGTTCCTTGTGGTGCATACGATTCTAATTGCTGGGGTGTTGTTGGTTGGTGGTTAAGTAATGCCCAAAGTAGCAAACaagacaaaagccatgtgctcacacaaaacaaaaacacaagcacatggtcagcaaaacaataacaagccatgtgctcacacaaaacaaCACATGGTAATATCAAAGACATGAAGATAAGTCTTGCTTTAATCTGGGCTGTTATTTGTTGAgagtattttaatattgtattcaTCACTATTTGCTCTCAGTTCTGTGCTATCTTCCTCCCTGCAAAATAATTCAACTGAAAGGCATTTACTGAGCTCTCATGATTGCAGATCAACATGAATCATCAGACTGTCAAACCAAgtcgcctttatttatataatgttttatacaatacaaattgtgaaaaaaaacaacttaacagtgttaaacaggaacaATGTGttgataatgcaagaggacaatacagaacagttttccagATAAAGACAGTTCATTGTTGAATTCGGTGATGTAATCGTCcagctctgttcagtttaaatagtgtctgtgaaatcaagtcaacaataCTGCCAGAAGTTTCCCTAACTAAGCAGGACAAATGCAGCAGTGGCAAGGAATTCTCCTCAGGCCAGAATTTGCATTGTGAGAGGCTGAAAAACTCACCAGGTCTTCTCAAATTCACAAATGAACTGAAGAATAAACAGAGTAGGAGCAGCAGCAAACACTGCAAGCTCtaaaataatcacaatcactacaggaaaGATGTGTGGACAGATGAAAGACACAATCAAGAGGGGGAAAAACAGACTCTTTGAAACTGGGAATGAAATGAAAGGTTTGAAACGATGAACAATGTAAAGATGTGTGTGGTTCCTCAGCATAATGAACTGAACTGACTAACTGAAGTCagtagagcccctttcacactgcgattccggcaaatacatgggtaaagtgttccggcaattgttcccgggtcgctagattttgcactttcacactgccagtgattacccgggatatgctttcacacacaacccgtaaagatcctgtaacgacatgtgacatcagtgcgtgacgtgtaatgtacgagtcgaaaacattaggcacgttatactttcactcaaGCTAGtaaacgatctcagcttcagcgcagaaagtgaggaaccaactgatctctgcttcattacagtttgcacatttttttgtttggcttttgttcacacagcgctcgtcccgggattgaacccggcaatgttactaggtgcCCGACTcaggttcaatgccggaatcaatcccgggacgtgtttgctttcacacagaaggtgacccggcaataTTCCACCAATTTgccgggtccaacgtgcagtgtgaaaggggcgtAGGACTGCTGTGATCATTTCAGTTAGTTCAGTTCAAACATATTTGAACATACAGCATAAACCCAACATAATCATCAACATATCATACTTGAGCTTCAGATCACAGAAATGATGAATGAACTTCCACTGCTTCATGAGTCCATAATCTATTACTATGTTATTTCAATCTCAAGGTGTCAGGAGAAACATTTactgtccgaatagggcttttgaGTTGATCAGAATCTCAGTGATACATGCATTAGAAGACAGTTGAACATAATATGGAACTCATTAGAAAACACAATGATATCATTTATATCTTGAATGATATGCAAGAATAAACCTTTTTGACATTGTCCTTTGGGGAGGAACTCCATCTTTGAGTCGATCTGAATCTCACTGCTGAATCTGCTGGTTTTGAAGATGGAGAAACTTTAGATAACGTCTCTTCATGttgtttttaatgacatttatctatatattttattgcTTGATGCATGATTGTGTCTCATGTGGTGAGGATGCAGCATCAGATCTGAAAGTGCTTGATCTGAAGATGATCTACTTACTGTGATTGTTTTTTGTATGACTGTGTAGAGCAGATGAATTATTGAAACACTTCCCACATCCAGTGCAGttatacggtttctctccagtgtggatcctctcatgttttttcacggttcctgactgactgaatctcttgtcacagtatgAACACTTGTATGGTTTTTCTACAGTGTGAATCCTCTGGTGCTGTTTTAAATGTTCAGCTGAAGTAAAAGTCCTCCCACACTCAAAGCACACATGGTCTCTCGcaccagtatgtattttctgatgtttttttgcattttctaaacatgaaaaactctttccacacaaatgacatgaatatggCTTCTCCTTTGTATGAACTCTCAGATGTTTCTTCAGGTCTGAAGCTCTCAAAAACATTTtgccgcactgatcacatgtgtacagTTTCTCTCTAGTGTGAATGTTCGTATGTTCCTTAAGGTGTGAtgattgtgtgaaactcttcccgcactgatcacaattGTACGGTTTCTCTTCAGTATGAACTCTCATATGCCCTGTAAGGTGTCCTTttcgtgtgaaactcttcccgcactgatcacatgtatACAGTTTCTCTCCAGAGTGGATCCTCATATGCCCTGTAAGATGTCCTTTTAGtttgaaactcttcccacattgatcacaagtgaatggtttctctccagtgtggatcctcataTGCTCTGTAAGGTGTCCTTTTAGTTTGAAACTCTTTCCGCACTGATCACAcgtgtatggtttctctccagtgtggatcctctcgtgtgttttcaggtctcctgagcgactgaatctcttgtcacagtgtgaacacttgtacagtttctctccagtgtggatgttcatgtgcatCTTAAGGCTTGATGGTTGAGTGAAACTATTCCCACATTGATCACATgtgaacggtttctctccagtatgaactctcatgtgaacaTCAAATTTAGATTTGCTTGAGaaactcttttcacactgagCGCAGGTGAAAGATTTCTTGGCTCTGGTTTCCTTAaaatctttctgtttggtttgagagcaACTTAAATATTTTTCTCCATTTTCTGTATGATTTTTCTCCTCAACTACACTAAATACTTCATTCACCTCGTTTTCTTCAATCAactctgaaataaaagaaaaaatggttGATTTTCAGTTACCCTTATGTAAAGTAGACCATTTCTGTAACAATTTTTGgtcattttgataatttttttgtaaattatgtcCCTAATATTCTCCGTGAATGAGGTAAATTGAtctttcaattattattaatgttattattattattaaaacattattggcACAAATCCAACATTTCTGTAGGGAGAACTATTAAATATGTGTGATCAACTACACAATTATGTTATTGAAAATTTTTACATAATGTTATtgaaaaaagtattatattacaACAAATCTTAATCTGCTTGAAGCTTTACGACCTTCAGCCTCATTaatgaagaataaacaccaacctgcTTGTTCTTTAGGATCTTCATTGTGTTTCATTCTGCAGGGTTTGcaggaggagcttcactgaacaTGAATTTCTGTGTGGCAGAAGCAGATTTGCTtcgtaataaaataataataataataataataatttatagattTAGACAATTATGCGAGTGAAGCAGATGTCCTATGAGCcacacaaatataaaatgttagcTCTTTGTAGATGATTAAATTGCTAAATTAAAATTAACCGCGTCAGCACCGCACTCCCATATCTGTTAATTCACACAATCTATGCATTTCTGCTTTCTATTGTTAACATgaataccattattattattttttgggccCAGTATTAAAATTTAAGCAGAtatctgtctagaaatatggaaCCGAATACGATGTAAATTCttccaaaatataaataacagtaaGAATGAAAAATTCAAGCATAAACATTAATGACACCCATCTCTCGACTAACAATTAGAGTCAAATAACTACAATAAAGCACATCTAAATATAGTTTGATTTTATAACAACTAAGTTACAGTGTATAGCTGTCTTCATATTTCTGTATAGATTTAAAATAATCACACGTGACTCATTATACAGACTAATTATATTAAGTATTTAGCAGGAGATGGTTTCAATTTTAACAATGTAAAGGTTATAACCATTTTTTTATCTGCTTATGATAAATCTCAAAAGAGGAATAACGTTACGAAAAATTGCAGCTGATAAAACTTGATATCGTTTCGCATTCATTCGCTTCACAGATCAAGAGACGTTCAATAACAGCACGAAATCACGACAGTCCAGCTATCTATAAACAAGTCTTAATTTAACGTTTTCCTCAGGTGTTTAAGTcggaaaacacacaaacactgctgTACTCTAGAAACGCCCTCGTATGTGTTGCATAAACAGACAGTGTAAAgtgtattttacaattaaatatactgaCATCTGCTCACCCCTGCTCTGAAGACTCGACGCTGAGGGAGCGCGCGCTGCCGATGACGTCATCGCTGCGAGGCTGGATCACCAGCAGATCATCAAAAAGCGCCATATTATATTTAGAACGTCAAAACATTTCTAAGAAACACGGTTAAGAAGAACAAGGGTTactgaataatattttaattaatttagatatGTTTTAAAACGATTAGATTAAAGTTGTAACTTATACAGAGGGAGCATGAGCATGAATATCTTTGTCATTGTACAAGAAGCCTACAATAAGATCAGTTtctgaactgatggtaaaacaaaAGACATTATTAAcggtttttacatttattttaaaaagttgaagctcgcgattatggaaagaGGCGTTACATTTCCGAGTCatatggccaatcagagcagactgtacaatactgtacagtatttgaaaaataatgtgttttttggacattaaagcatgtcaacatattctgttacaccaaatacacaaaataatgatcttttaaaaagcatcatatgacccctttaatagctACAGAAATGTAGAAATGTGTATTAGCACATATATgtagattacctgttagatttacccaaaatgaataatatttttttgtttaacctCTAAACACACCTCAGAGCCAGCGGCGAATGTCAGAAAGACTAGCCGAGTCGAGACTGCTCTCATCGgtaaacatgagcactgagctTCCTCTGATCACGTGGAGCTGATCGGCTCAGAAattggcaaaacacatttttaaataggcgctgtctctataaataaactgcagatttgagcttcaaacaactacattcttgcctgaaatccttttttttaaactacatttgaTGACACAATagcaataatattttgaaaatgatcttaATAAATGGTTGTTGAAATCACAATGTTGCGTGAAGTCAACCATTCAGCATGCTCAGTGCCCAAGTCCTGCCCTTGAAAGTCCCAGACCTTTGGAAAAGTGTTCCTGAGGGTCACTTCCTTAGGCCACAGCTGTCCACAGGGAGTTGACCTGTGTCGAGACAGTACTCTGCGGGCAACGAGTTCGGACTTGCCTCTGGTATAAAACTCTCTCACTAAGTCCCAGTATGGGCCTATTGTAAAAACAGATTGAAATGTGTCTCTACATGGATTTGGATGGACTTGGCTCTCTGCCTTAAGGAGGTAGGAGAACACTGTGCTCTCTCTGTTTGTGGAGATTGTTAGCAGTAGTAACTCCCGTTTCATCTTAGCCTAACCCTGCATTTTTTCCAAAAGTATTTAAGCCCCAGTTACAATTCAGATACTGGAGGCGGTTCAGTGCTAACCATTTCCTCACATGCAGAATAGGAGCAGTTACTTAACCTGTGTTCAGTGAGGGCATTGCATACTCTGTAATTGTACTCAGTCTTTGAGGAAAGCTTTTTTTCTAGTACAGTAAGGCTAGGCAGGGTTTGCCACAGCATTTGTCTCATTGGAtagttaatgttatttattatacctATGTTGAAAGGGGGTTTCGTTTCATATGGGAATAACAGCCCACTCCCATGATGAGCCACaagctgtgtcccaaagttgaGTGTGCATACTTCGGAAGCCACGGATTTCGAAGGCCAGGCCTTGAAGGGCCCTCTGAAGTGTGTGAAAGATGCTCTGCCTTCGCAGGATTTCCTAATTGCAACACCAGAGATTCCTGATTAGCGCTCTGGTGCATAGCAACAGTGCTAGAGAAGAGCTGACAAGAGGAACATCCTGCCAGGATAGTTGGAGCCAGTATTGctcatttttttgtgtttaatgttataATTGAGGGAGATGCTGTCATATCTCAGGCTTAGCCAGTACTGAGGCCAGGTAAGTTAAACTGGTTTGCCGTGTCCTTTGTTGGATTACAACATTAAATGCAGGAATTGGCTTGGAGCTTAattgaataatgtaatgatacatatgaaaa harbors:
- the LOC127972178 gene encoding gastrula zinc finger protein XlCGF57.1-like isoform X1, whose amino-acid sequence is MKHNEDPKEQAELIEENEVNEVFSVVEEKNHTENGEKYLSCSQTKQKDFKETRAKKSFTCAQCEKSFSSKSKFDVHMRVHTGEKPFTCDQCGNSFTQPSSLKMHMNIHTGEKLYKCSHCDKRFSRSGDLKTHERIHTGEKPYTCDQCGKSFKLKGHLTEHMRIHTGEKPFTCDQCGKSFKLKGHLTGHMRIHSGEKLYTCDQCGKSFTRKGHLTGHMRVHTEEKPYNCDQCGKSFTQSSHLKEHTNIHTREKLYTCDQCGKMFLRASDLKKHLRVHTKEKPYSCHLCGKSFSCLENAKKHQKIHTGARDHVCFECGRTFTSAEHLKQHQRIHTVEKPYKCSYCDKRFSQSGTVKKHERIHTGEKPYNCTGCGKCFNNSSALHSHTKNNHTDSAVRFRSTQRWSSSPKDNVKKVYSCISFKI
- the LOC127972178 gene encoding gastrula zinc finger protein XlCGF8.2DB-like isoform X2 produces the protein MKHNEDPKEQAELIEENEVNEVFSVVEEKNHTENGEKYLSCSQTKQKDFKETRAKKSFTCAQCEKSFSSKSKFDVHMRVHTGEKPFTCDQCGNSFTQPSSLKMHMNIHTGEKLYKCSHCDKRFSRSGDLKTHERIHTGEKPYTCDQCGKSFKLKGHLTEHMRIHTGEKPFTCDQCGKSFKLKGHLTGHMRIHSGEKLYTCDQCGKSFTRKGHLTGHMRVHTEEKPYNCDQCGKSFTQSSHLKEHTNIHTREKLYTCDQCGKMFLRASDLKKHLRVHTKEKPYSCHLCGKSFSCLENAKKHQKIHTGARDHVCFECGRTFTSAEHLKQHQRIHTVEKPYKCSYCDKRFSQSGTVKKHERIHTGEKPYNCTGCGKCFNNSSALHSHTKNNHSK